One segment of bacterium DNA contains the following:
- a CDS encoding glutamate dehydrogenase, translated as IYSEKGLDPYKVIEYKKKNGTVTGFPGTSKITNEELLELDVDVLFPSCLENVISGENSKRIKAKIIAELANGPTTPEADEVLYSKGKFVIPDFLCNAGGVTVSYFEWVQNITGYYWKLEEVHNKLDEKMTKAFYDVIKVYEEKKISPRMAAYLVAVNRVVESMKLRGWV; from the coding sequence AATTTATTCTGAAAAAGGGCTGGATCCTTATAAAGTTATTGAATATAAAAAGAAAAATGGAACAGTTACTGGTTTTCCCGGAACTTCTAAAATTACAAATGAAGAATTGCTTGAACTTGATGTGGACGTTCTTTTTCCTTCTTGTCTTGAGAATGTTATAAGTGGTGAAAATTCAAAAAGAATTAAGGCAAAGATTATTGCTGAACTTGCAAATGGTCCAACAACTCCAGAAGCAGATGAAGTTTTATACAGTAAAGGTAAATTTGTTATACCTGATTTTTTATGCAATGCAGGTGGAGTAACTGTTTCCTATTTTGAATGGGTTCAGAATATAACAGGTTATTACTGGAAACTTGAAGAAGTACATAATAAACTTGATGAAAAAATGACAAAAGCATTTTACGATGTTATTAAAGTTTACGAAGAAAAGAAAATAAGTCCAAGAATGGCTGCCTATCTAGTTGCTGTAAATAGAGTAGTTGAAAGTATGAAGTTGCGCGGCTGGGTATAA